Part of the Pelorhabdus rhamnosifermentans genome, GATCCCTAGTATAGTTGATAGTACAGGTATTCCGATTCCCCCGGTAGCACTTTTCGTCATTAAGAAGAGATTTCCTATTATAACAGTTAGGCAAATACCAAGTATGGTTAAAAACTTTCCTCTTAATTCATATTTTATAAGATTAAACATTATTGAAATACCTCCCGGTACAATTCATCAATAGATTTGTTTTTGCTCAGTCTTAATTCTTCCGCATTCCCCTGTAGTACGATCTCTCCATCGGATATAAATGCTACATCATCAAAAATTCGTTCAATATCATTTACAAGATGGGTCGTAATGATCATTGAACTGTTTTTACTAAAATTATTGATGATTGCATCTAATATTTTTTCTCTAGTAGTAGGATCTACACCACCAAGCGGTTCGTCAAGTATATAGAGTTTTGCTTTTCGCGAAAGCACTAATGTTAGCTTTAATTTTTCATTCATACCTTTTGATAAACTTTTAATCTTACTATTGGTATCCAGTTTCATAAATTCCAGTAACTCAAAGGCTTTTTTTTCATCAAAGTCAGAGTAGAAATCGTTGAAATATTGAACGGCATCTTTTATTTTTCCCCATTTGAAAAAATACTCGATGTCAGGCAAATAGGAAACAATGGACTTTGTATAGACTCCGGGTTCTTGACC contains:
- a CDS encoding ABC transporter ATP-binding protein, which gives rise to MDNILKTENLYKSYFNKKALQGVNLTIPQGKIVGLLGPNGSGKTTFLKIAAGLLHPSSGQMLIDGQEPGVYTKSIVSYLPDIEYFFKWGKIKDAVQYFNDFYSDFDEKKAFELLEFMKLDTNSKIKSLSKGMNEKLKLTLVLSRKAKLYILDEPLGGVDPTTREKILDAIINNFSKNSSMIITTHLVNDIERIFDDVAFISDGEIVLQGNAEELRLSKNKSIDELYREVFQ